One stretch of Sander vitreus isolate 19-12246 chromosome 16, sanVit1, whole genome shotgun sequence DNA includes these proteins:
- the map1b gene encoding microtubule-associated protein 1B — protein sequence MATLVESAEMETLGGQSKTGTSPTSSSGPPQHFNDNKFYLLVVIGEIITEDHLKCAIADIEKGIRSWDTNLIDCNLDQELKLFVSRHSARFSADVRGQRILHHKSNILETVVLINPSDDAVSTEVRLMISDTARHKLLILSGQCSENSGELILQSGSFSFFNFIDIFTDQEIGELLSTIHPANKANLTLSCPEQGEWKNSNLDKHNLQDFINMKLNSTLILPEMEGLSEFTEYLSESVEIPSPFDMLEPPTSGGFLKLSKPCCYIFPAGSGDSALFAVNGFNMLINGGSDRKSCFWKLVRHLDRVDSILMTHIGDDNLPGINSMLQRKVAELEEEQSQGSTANSDWVKNMISPDIGVVFLNLPENLENPEPNYRVRRNVEEAAFTQQFLTKLNLRLEPLQRPVGNTIEPLILFQKMGVGKLEMYVLNPSRNSKEMQHFMKQWTGSEKDTTSILLPNGKESEFPISYLTSISSLIVWHPANPLDKVVRVLFPGNATQHHVFEGLEKLKHLDFLKQPVVTQKAMSSDMPSTPTLKQAKMKHRTDSKESLRSTPKPSPSKSIRKDSKEEAPEKAKTDAESSHEKTPKTEKKEKAPLKKEKAKAPEKAKAEKTAQNETPEKKKSEIKPKFEKIVKKETKVSVEKKKEVKKDVAKKDDTPKHEVKKDEKAKKEEAKKVIKKDIRRDSPMKKKEEKKDVKVPFKDIKKTVGEEKSLAPKPKPLKKDSASKKDAGIPSKLKEKGKAKVTKKETKVDSDKLAASAAAVAEDPEVVRSLMSTPEDLTKDFEELRAEELVEDDATVQQIKEEEAVMIHHEEIIQTKESPEALESVDEGITTTEAEGDNEETPEEQVLKGKGNGSVSEKFEDEGTVMEETSEGGDYEEKGETEEVYEPQRVEPDKDKLTPSEDEHQEKNYEVKPEDSVEDKKDVTNKNVEDQHASEREIEKHNLFLSASPKVSSPVSPAASIHDEMVPVGFESSTASDDENQDEPPEDYTITSGHTQSTIEISSVPTPMDEMLTPRDIMSDENTNDESPSQDVGRFGTSASGEFDRKKLSPLQDMPGSDHSQSDATEGQDYNHSASTISPPSSLEEDKFYKGFLSEEKAEEFATAQEPCEKYDTDSARLSSTSTTLPLVRSPSVDHKDKFDYPSFAAPIELSTTLAGCARATADPSISPDDKTLEGANSPQSSGHTPYYQSPVDERAGALPPVSEDEAQGPVIVEVTSDKEDISNTGTPEPIEPEPESSSAVERVMSSPKSPHPTESDSPTKMEKSLFDIDHKKTGDSVLSSAPMTKPEDTNPFTAFKDESIMSISEGTTSDKSETPLEEVVAEDTFSHLASASTASLATNSLPEPTTDSPSLHAEIGSPHSTEVDDSLSVSVVQTPTTFQEAEGSPSKEDSPRPMSISPDISPKTRSRAQDTKSPEHSTMSIEFGQESPDHSLALDFSKQSPEHPSVGGSLHATKNGPTEVDYSPSDGTDERPPEDRSSTVQKPLFFDESDSVLATSATPSDASLSTPSVTTPCQMTEILHAEAEQTDKSPVTPKASSLTHSPHSNEPSPVLGGLPAKDSTSLISPSVEGFINKSDTQQKYDKSPSPPKAASPSSPSTFSKEETVSPVKETNPFKCEDSTPEAKSPVSPKVPFPSYLPLSSDPHHYNFACGSRDPDSTKKSPSAPSKTDVDLCLVTSCEYRHPKTELSPSFINPNPLEYFINEEKAMDEEKPLAKSGGGPPPPGGKLPAKQCEETPPTSISESAPSQTDSDVPPGTEECPSITADANIDSEDDSETLPTDRTLTYRHVDPPPVALRDSAPSSGHHDVCMVDPEALKAEENLHNANTDGEEKPKKKKLLKKSSSPTRKSALSKVKDTKNSSPKKSVGEGKDAKNATNTSASKVVKSATSGTGSGKVSGGASLPNCPPMYMDLVYIPNHCNAKNVDAEFFKRVRSSYYVVSGNDQTAQEPSRAVLDAVLEGKAQWGNNMQVTLIPTHDTDVMREWYQETHDKQQELNIMVLASSSTVVMQDESFPACKIEM from the exons ggCAGAGAATTCTTCACCATAAAAGTAATATCCTGGAGACGGTGGTGCTTATCAACCCTTCAGATGATGCAGTCAGTACTGAG GTTCGTTTGATGATCTCAGACACTGCCAGACACAAGCTTCTGATTCTCTCAGGGCAGTGCTCTGAAAACAGTGGGGAACTAATTCTTCAGTCTggatctttctctttcttcaaCTTCATAGACATATTCACTGACCAAGAG ATTGGTGAATTGCTCAGCACCATTCACCCGGCAAACAAAGCCAACCTAACACTGTCCTGCCCTGAACAAGGCGAGTGGAAAAACTCCAACTTAGACAAACACAACCTGCAGGACTTCATTAACATGAAACTAAACTCCACTCTCATACTCCCTGAAATGGAAGGCCTCTCAGAGTTCACAGAGTATTTATCTGAATCAGTAGAGATCCCATCTCCTTTTGATATGTTAGAACCACCAACCTCAGGTGGATTCCTCAAACTCTCCAAACCATGCTGTTACATTTTCCCTGCTGGTAGCGGTGACTCTGCTCTCTTTGCTGTCAATGGCTTCAACATGCTCATTAACGGTGGCTCAGACAGGAAGTCCTGCTTCTGGAAGCTGGTGAGACATCTAGACCGGGTGGACTCCATCCTCATGACTCACATTGGTGACGACAACCTGCCAGGCATCAATAGcatgctgcagaggaaggttgCAGAGCTTGAGGAGGAGCAGTCACAGGGCTCGACAGCTAACAGTGACTGGGTGAAGAACATGATTTCTCCAGATAttggtgttgtgtttttgaATCTTCCTGAAAACCTGGAGAACCCTGAACCAAATTACAGAGTGCGGAGGAATGTTGAGGAGGCAGCGTTCACTCAGCAGTTCCTCACCAAACTAAATTTGAGGTTAGAGCCTTTGCAGAGGCCTGTTGGAAACACGATAGAACCACTCATACTTTTTCAGAAAATGGGTGTTGGGAAGCTTGAAATGTATGTGCTTAATCCATCAAGGAACAGCAAGGAGATGCAGCACTTCATGAAGCAGTGGACAGGTAGTGAAAAAGACACCACTTCCATTCTGCTGCCAAATGGAAAAGAATCTGAGTTCCCCATCTCTTATTTGACTTCTATCTCTTCACTCATTGTGTGGCACCCTGCAAATCCCTTAGATAAGGTTGTGCGTGTTCTCTTTCCTGGAAATGCCACCCAGCATCACGTCTTTGAAGGCTTAGAAAAGCTAAAGCACTTGGACTTCCTGAAGCAGCCAGTTGTCACTCAAAAAGCAATGTCTTCTGATATGCCGTCAACACCAACACTAAAGCAAGCAAAGATGAAACACAGAACAGACAGCAAAGAGAGCCTGAGGTCTACCCCAAAGCCATCACCAAGCAAAAGCATCAGGAAGGATTCAAAGGAGGAAGCACCAGAAAAGGCAAAGACAGATGCAGAATCATCTCatgaaaaaacaccaaagactgagaaaaaagaaaaggccccgctgaaaaaggaaaaggcaAAAGCACCTGAGAAAGCAAAGGCGGAGAAAACAGCCCAAAATGAGactccagaaaaaaagaagtctgaAATAAAACCCAAATTTGAAAAGATTGTTAAAAAGGAGACCAAGGTGTCtgtggaaaagaaaaaggaggttAAGAAAGATGTAGCAAAGAAAGATGATACACCCAAACACGAGGTCAAAAAGGAtgaaaaagcaaagaaagagGAGGCAaagaaagttataaaaaaggaTATCAGAAGAGACTCACCTATGAagaagaaggaagaaaagaaagatgtCAAGGTGCCCTTTAAAGACATAAAAAAGACTGTGGGTGAAGAAAAGAGTCTAGCACCAAAACCAAAACCTCTGAAAAAAGACAGTGCTTCAAAGAAAGATGCAGGAATCCCGTCAAAGttaaaagagaaaggaaaggcAAAGGTGACAAAGAAGGAGACAAAGGTGGATAGTGACAAACTTGCAGCAAGTGCAGCTGCTGTTGCAGAGGATCCAGAAGTAGTAAGATCTCTGATGTCCACACCAGAGGACCTCACCAAGGACTTTGAGGAGCTTAGAGCTGAAGAGTTGGTGGAGGATGATGCGACTGTGCAACAAATTAAGGAAGAAGAGGCTGTGATGATCCACCATGAAGAAATAATACAAACCAAAGAGTCACCTGAGGCATTAGAGTCTGTGGATGAGGGTATAACCACAACGGAGGCTGAAGGAGACAACGAAGAGACTCCAGAAGAACAAGTTCTTAAGGGAAAAGGCAATGGTAGTGTAAGTGAGAAGTTTGAAGATGAAGGCACTGTGATGGAAGAGACATCAGAGGGAGGGGAttatgaagagaagggagagaccGAAGAAGTTTATGAACCACAGAGAGTGGAACCAGATAAAGATAAGCTTACTCCCAGTGAAGATGAACACCAAGAGAAAAATTATGAAGTCAAACCAGAAGACAGTGTCGAAGACAAGAAGGATGTGactaacaaaaatgtagaagATCAGCATGCaagtgagagagaaatagagaaacATAACCTATTTTTATCAGCCTCACCCAAAGTGTCCTCACCTGTTTCTCCGGCTGCATCTATCCATGACGAAATGGTTCCAGTTGGCTTTGAGAGCTCAACAGCCTCGGATGATGAGAATCAAGATGAACCCCCTGAGGATTACACTATCACCTCTGGCCACACTCAGTCCACCATTGAGATATCCAGTGTGCCTACTCCCATGGATGAGATGTTGACTCCTAGAGACATTATGAGCGACGAAAACACCAATGATGAATCTCCTTCACAGGATGTTGGCAGGTTTGGGACATCAGCATCTGGAGAGTTTGACAGAAAGAAGCTGTCTCCACTTCAGGATATGCCAGGGTCAGATCACTCTCAGAGTGATGCCACAGAAGGCCAGGACTACAACCACTCCGCTTCCACAATATCTCCCCCTTCATCACTAGAAGAGGATAAATTCTATAAGGGGTTTCTTTCTGAAGAAAAAGCTGAAGAGTTTGCAACAGCTCAAGAGCCATGTGAGAAGTACGACACAGACTCTGCTAGACTCAGTTCAACTTCAACAACATTGCCTCTTGTACGTTCTCCTTCAGTGGACCACAAGGACAAGTTTGATTATCCATCATTTGCTGCTCCAATAGAGCTGTCCACCACACTGGCAGGATGTGCCAGAGCAACAGCTGATCCCTCCATTAGCCCAGATGACAAGACATTGGAAGGAGCTAACTCGCCTCAGTCCTCTGGTCACACACCTTACTATCAGTCACCAGTAGATGAGAGAGCAGGGGCTCTACCACCTGTGTCAGAAGACGAAGCACAGGGTCCTGTAATTGTGGAGGTCACAAGTGATAAAGAGGATATCTCCAATACAGGTACCCCAGAGCCTATTGAGCCAGAACCAGAAAGTTCCTCCGCTGTAGAGAGAGTGATGTCCTCTCCAAAAAGCCCACATCCAACTGAATCTGATtccccaacaaagatggaaaagTCACTCTTTGATATTGATCATAAGAAAACTGGAGATTCAGTCTTGTCCTCAGCACCAATGACCAAACCCGAAGACACTAATCCTTTCACAGCTTTCAAAGACGAGAGTATAATGTCCATTTCAGAGGGTACCACATCAGACAAGTCAGAAACCCCTCTGGAGGAGGTGGTAGCAGAagatacattttcacatttagcTTCAGCATCCACTGCCTCGCTGGCCACCAACTCCTTGCCAGAACCCACGACTGACTCTCCTTCTCTTCATGCTGAGATAGGCTCTCCTCACTCAACAGAAGTAGatgactctctgtctgtctccgtgGTTCAGACCCCAACCACCTTTCAGGAGGCTGAAGGTTCTCCATCCAAGGAAGATAGCCCGAGACCCATGTCTATCTCCCCAGATATCTCACCAAAGACAAGAAGCAGAGCACAGGACACAAAATCACCAGAGCATTCCACCATGTCAATAGAGTTTGGCCAGGAGTCTCCTGACCACTCCTTAGCTCTGGACTTTAGTAAGCAATCTCCAGAGCATCCATCTGTGGGAGGCAGCTTACATGCTACAAAGAATGGCCCGACTGAGGTTGACTACAGCCCCTCAGATGGAACAGATGAAAGACCACCTGAAGACCGTAGTTCCACAGTGCAGAAGCCTTTGTTTTTTGATGAGAGCGATTCAGTCCTTGCCACTTCTGCAACCCCATCAGATGCATCTTTGTCCACTCCCTCTGTGACAACCCCATGCCAGATGACAGAGATACTACATGCCGAGGCTGAGCAGACAGATAAGTCTCCTGTCACCCCAAAGGCATCCTCTCTCACCCACTCTCCCCATTCCAATGAGCCATCCCCAGTGCTAGGGGGTCTCCCAGCTAAAGACAGTACCAGCCTAATTTCACCATCTGTGGAGGGCTTTATTAATAAATCTGACACACAGCAGAAATATGACAAGTCACCCTCACCTCCCAAAGCTGCTTCCCCATCATCGCCTTCTACCTTTTCAAAAGAAGAAACCGTTTCCCCGGTAAAGGAGACTAATCCCTTTAAATGTGAGGATTCTACACCTGAGGCAAAATCCCCTGTGAGTCCCAAAGTTCCCTTTCCATCATATCTACCTCTCTCCTCTGATCCGCATCATTACAATTTTGCCTGTGGCTCCAGGGACCCAGACTCCACGAAGAAGAGCCCTTCTGCTCCATCTAAGACAGATGTTGACCTCTGCCTAGTCACTTCATGTGAGTATCGTCACCCCAAGACAGAACTGTCCCCATCTTTCATCAACCCTAACCCTCTAGAATACTTCATCAATGAAGAGAAGGCCATGGATGAGGAGAAGCCTCTGGCCAAGTCAGGAGGAGGTCCCCCACCTCCAGGAGGTAAACTTCCTGCCAAGCAGTGTGAGGAGACCCCACCCACATCCATCAGTGAATCAGCCCCCTCCCAGACAGATTCAGATGTTCCACCAGGGACAGAGGAGTGCCCTTCCATTACAGCAGATGCTAACATTGACTCTGAAGACGACTCTGAGACTCTGCCTACTGACAGAACGCTGACCTACAGGCATGTCGACCCTCCTCCGGTGGCACTCAGGGACTCTGCTCCATCTTCAGGCCACCATGATGTCTGCATGGTGGACCCAGAGGCCCTCAAGGCTGAAGAAAACCTCCACAATGCAAATACAGATGGAGAAGAAAAGCCCAAGAAGAAAAAGCTCTTGAAAAAGTCTTCCTCGCCAACCAGGAAGAGTGCTCTATCAAAAGTGAAGGACACAAAGAATTCCTCTCCAAAGAAGAGTGTTGGAGAAGGGAAAGATGCCAAAAATGCAACCAATACCTCTGCATCCAAAGTTGTAAAAAGTGCCACATCAG gTACTGGCAGTGGAAAGGTATCAGGTGGGGCATCTCTGCCCAACTGCCCTCCCATGTACATGGATTTGGTTTACATCCCTAATCATTGCAATGCCAAGAATGTGGATGCAGAGTTCTTTAAGCGGGTGCGCTCCTCTTACTATGTGGTCAGTGGCAATGATCAGACAGCTCAGGAGCCCAGTAGGGCTGTCCTTGATGCAGTGCTGGAAGGAAAGGCCCAGTGGGGAAACAATATGCAG GTCACTCTGATTCCAACCCATGACACTGATGTGATGAGGGAGTGGTACCAGGAGACCCACGACAAGCAGCAGGAGCTCAACATCATGGTCCTGGCCAGCAGCAGCACTGTTGTCATGCAGGATGAGTCCTTCCCGGCTTGTAAGATAGAGATGTAG